Genomic DNA from Desulfurispora thermophila DSM 16022:
GTGGTGTCCGGGGTTCGAATCCCTGCGCCGCTACCAATCAAAGGCAGCTACTCTGTTAGTATGCGGGGTGGCTGCCTTTTTCGTTCTCTTTTGACTTGCCCAGAAGGATTTTCCGCATTTATAGCGAATAAATGCCATTGGTTTTTAGTGCCCACTGTATAAATTGCAACATTCTGGAAATAACTTAAAACTAGTTGTGTACTGGTAAACCGGCCACCAAGGCTTGTATTTTATTCAAGGAGGAGAAAGAAATGGCCAAAGCGAAATTTGAGCGGACCAAACCGCACGTCAACATTGGTACCATTGGACACGTGGACCACGGCAAGACCACCCTGACAGCGGCCATCACTACCGTGCTGGCCACCGTGGGCAAAGCCCAGGTCAAGCGTTACGACGAAATTGATAACGCTCCGGAAGAGCGTGAA
This window encodes:
- a CDS encoding GTP-binding protein, with the protein product MAKAKFERTKPHVNIGTIGHVDHGKTTLTAAITTVLATVGKAQVKRYDEIDNAPEERERGITINTAHVEYETESRHYAHVDCPGHADYVKNMI